Proteins co-encoded in one Microcebus murinus isolate Inina chromosome 5, M.murinus_Inina_mat1.0, whole genome shotgun sequence genomic window:
- the TCP11 gene encoding T-complex protein 11 homolog isoform X1, which translates to MPDVEENLPSKDPGDAESRPSQPETSEPTQEDKSGPQDPPALLTETVNEVSKLSNKIGMNHDYHMEEKIVPPSSLEGKVKETMHNAFWDHLKEQLSAAPPDFSCALELLKEIKEILLSLLLPRQNRLRTEIEEALDMNFLKQKAEDGTLDVPYLSKYILNMMTLLCAPVRDEAVQKLEHVTDPAQLLRGIFQVLGLMKMDMVNYTIQSLQPHLQEHSIQYERAKFQEQLDEQPGLLNHTTKWLTKAAADLTTPPPTCPDMPDSTSVAGPSPNQPANNPEPLSPSMVLSQGFLNLLLWDPQNEEFPETLLMDRTRLQELESQLHQLTVLASVLLVASSFSGSVLFGSPQFVDKLKRITRSLLEDFNSRPEEAMLTVSEQVSQEIHQSLKNMGLAALSSDNTASLIGQLQNIAKKENCVRSVIDQRIHLFLKCCLVLGVQRSLLDLPGGLTLIEAELAELGQKFVNLTHHNQQVFGPYYTEILKTLTSPAQALETKVESL; encoded by the exons ATGCCGGACGTCGAGGAGAATCTGCCCTCAAAGGACCCTGGCGATGCGGAGAGCAGGCCCTCCCAGCCTGAGACGTCAGAACCGACTCAGGAAGACAAGAGCGGCCCCCAGGACCCCCCTGCCC TTCTGACAGAGACAGTTAATGAAGTTTCCAAGCTGAGCAACAAGATTGGGATGAATCATGATTACCACATGGAAGAGAAGATTGTACCTCCAAGCAG TCTGGAAGGCAAGGTCAAGGAGACAATGCATAATGCCTTTTGGGACCATCTTAAAGAGCAACTATCAGCAGCTCCCCCTGACTTCAGTTGTGCTCTTGAacttctgaaagaaattaaagag ATCTTGCTATCACTGCTGTTACCACGCCAGAACCGCCTAAGAACTGAGATCGAAGAAGCTCTGGACATGAACTTCCTCAAGCAGAAAGCAGAAGATGGGACCCTGGATGTCCCTTACCTCTCTAAGTACATTCTCAATATGATGACTTTGCTGTGTGCACCAGTTCGAGATGAAGCAGTGCAGAAACTAGAACACGTTACAGACCCTGCTCAGTTACTGAG AGGGATCTTCCAGGTTCTGGGCCTCATGAAAATGGACATGGTGAACTACACTATCCAGAGCCTTCAACCTCACCTGCAGGAACATTCCATCCAGTATGAACGGGCCAAATTCCAGGAACAACTCGATGAGCAGCCTG GCCTCCTCAATCACACCACCAAATGGCTGACCAAAGCAGCAGCAGACCTCACCACACCACCTCCAACTTGTCCTGACATGCCTGACTCCACCAGTGTGGCCGGCCCCTCTCCAAATCAACCAGCCAACAACCCAGAGCCCCTCAGCCCCTCGATGGTGCTGTCCCAGGGCTTCCTGAACCTCCTTCTCTGGGACCCTCAAAATGAAGAGTTCCCTGAG ACCCTGCTGATGGACAGAACTCGGCTGCAGGAGCTGGAGTCCCAGCTGCACCAGTTAACTGTCCTGGCCTCAGTCTTGCTAGTGGCCAGTAGTTTCTCTGGCAGTGTTTTATTTGGCTCACCCCAGTTTGTGGATAAACTGAAACGCATAACCAGATCTCTGTTGGAGGATTTTAACTCCAG GCCTGAAGAGGCTATGCTGACTGTGAGTGAACAGGTATCTCAGGAAATCCATCAAAGCCTCAAGAATATGGGCCTTGCTGCTCTGAGCAGTGACAATACAGCATCTCTGATAGGACAGCTCCAAAACATTGCCAAGAAGGAGAACTGTGTCCGCAGTGTCATTG ATCAGCGAATCCATTTGTTTCTCAAATGCTGTTTGGTTCTTGGTGTGCAGAGGTCTCTGTTAGACCTCCCTGGAGGCCTTACTCTCATTGAGGCAGAGCTGGCGGAGCTGGGACAAAAATTTGTCAACTTGACCCATCACAATCAGCAGGTGTTTGGCCCCTACTACACTGAGATCCTAAAAACCCTgacctccccagcccaggccctggaaaCAAAAGTGGAGTCTCTCTAA
- the TCP11 gene encoding T-complex protein 11 homolog isoform X2: MHNAFWDHLKEQLSAAPPDFSCALELLKEIKEILLSLLLPRQNRLRTEIEEALDMNFLKQKAEDGTLDVPYLSKYILNMMTLLCAPVRDEAVQKLEHVTDPAQLLRGIFQVLGLMKMDMVNYTIQSLQPHLQEHSIQYERAKFQEQLDEQPGLLNHTTKWLTKAAADLTTPPPTCPDMPDSTSVAGPSPNQPANNPEPLSPSMVLSQGFLNLLLWDPQNEEFPETLLMDRTRLQELESQLHQLTVLASVLLVASSFSGSVLFGSPQFVDKLKRITRSLLEDFNSRPEEAMLTVSEQVSQEIHQSLKNMGLAALSSDNTASLIGQLQNIAKKENCVRSVIDQRIHLFLKCCLVLGVQRSLLDLPGGLTLIEAELAELGQKFVNLTHHNQQVFGPYYTEILKTLTSPAQALETKVESL, encoded by the exons ATGCATAATGCCTTTTGGGACCATCTTAAAGAGCAACTATCAGCAGCTCCCCCTGACTTCAGTTGTGCTCTTGAacttctgaaagaaattaaagag ATCTTGCTATCACTGCTGTTACCACGCCAGAACCGCCTAAGAACTGAGATCGAAGAAGCTCTGGACATGAACTTCCTCAAGCAGAAAGCAGAAGATGGGACCCTGGATGTCCCTTACCTCTCTAAGTACATTCTCAATATGATGACTTTGCTGTGTGCACCAGTTCGAGATGAAGCAGTGCAGAAACTAGAACACGTTACAGACCCTGCTCAGTTACTGAG AGGGATCTTCCAGGTTCTGGGCCTCATGAAAATGGACATGGTGAACTACACTATCCAGAGCCTTCAACCTCACCTGCAGGAACATTCCATCCAGTATGAACGGGCCAAATTCCAGGAACAACTCGATGAGCAGCCTG GCCTCCTCAATCACACCACCAAATGGCTGACCAAAGCAGCAGCAGACCTCACCACACCACCTCCAACTTGTCCTGACATGCCTGACTCCACCAGTGTGGCCGGCCCCTCTCCAAATCAACCAGCCAACAACCCAGAGCCCCTCAGCCCCTCGATGGTGCTGTCCCAGGGCTTCCTGAACCTCCTTCTCTGGGACCCTCAAAATGAAGAGTTCCCTGAG ACCCTGCTGATGGACAGAACTCGGCTGCAGGAGCTGGAGTCCCAGCTGCACCAGTTAACTGTCCTGGCCTCAGTCTTGCTAGTGGCCAGTAGTTTCTCTGGCAGTGTTTTATTTGGCTCACCCCAGTTTGTGGATAAACTGAAACGCATAACCAGATCTCTGTTGGAGGATTTTAACTCCAG GCCTGAAGAGGCTATGCTGACTGTGAGTGAACAGGTATCTCAGGAAATCCATCAAAGCCTCAAGAATATGGGCCTTGCTGCTCTGAGCAGTGACAATACAGCATCTCTGATAGGACAGCTCCAAAACATTGCCAAGAAGGAGAACTGTGTCCGCAGTGTCATTG ATCAGCGAATCCATTTGTTTCTCAAATGCTGTTTGGTTCTTGGTGTGCAGAGGTCTCTGTTAGACCTCCCTGGAGGCCTTACTCTCATTGAGGCAGAGCTGGCGGAGCTGGGACAAAAATTTGTCAACTTGACCCATCACAATCAGCAGGTGTTTGGCCCCTACTACACTGAGATCCTAAAAACCCTgacctccccagcccaggccctggaaaCAAAAGTGGAGTCTCTCTAA